From Halarcobacter mediterraneus:
TAGTAATGCTTTTGGAAATTAAAAGCAGCTCATTAAAAATAAAAGGAAAAAAAATGAAAAAGACAATTTTAATAGGTTTAACTTTAGGGTTAGTTTTTGGTTTTACTGGTTGTAGTGATAAAGAAAAAAAAGCAAAAGATATTGCAGCTGAAAAAATTATTGTAGATCACGAAAAAGAAGAGGCATTTAAAGAGAGCTTGAGAAAAAAAGATACTCAAGATTATAGTAATGCTTTTGGTAGTCCTGTTTCAAAACATAAAAATTAAGTAGTTTAAAATGGGAATGTTTGTAAGTATTGGAGATGAAATAGATGATATTTTTTCATTAATAGATAGTGCAGCAACTTCTGATTTAATGACTGAATTATCAATTTTATTTAGTATTTCAATTACTATTATGATTACAATTAAAGGTTATGCAATATTAGCAGGTAAAACACAAGATCCTATAAGAGAAATTTTATGGGATCTTGTGTTAAAAGCAGTGATTATAACTTTTGCTTTAAATATAGGTGGTTGGCTTACAATGGTTATTGATGCAATGAATGGTATTCATCAATGGGCAGGTGGGAGAGTCTCTTTATATGCTGAAATGGATCAACTCTTTGCAAAAGCTAAAGAGGTTGCAAATATGGCATATGAAAAAGGGAATATGTTTAGCGGTACTATTGCTTTACTTTTAGTTTACTTAGGTTTCTTCATTGGAGCTATACCAGCACTTATCATAACTATTGTTACCTCTTTTACATTAAAGATTTTAGTTATGATTGCCCCTTTTATGTTCTTTGCTCTTTTCTATGGTTGGTTAAAAAATATGTTTACTCAATGGCTTTCTTTATTTTTTGCTAATACATTGGCGGTTCTTTCTGTTACATTAATTTTTAGTGCTGTTGTAAATAAATTTGAGAATTTTATCTCTCATTCTGGTAACTCTATTAATAATGGTTTAGATCCTTTTTATGTAGGTGTTCAAGTAATTATAGTTGGTGTTCTATTAGTAGTATTAGTTTATGTTGCTTATCATATAGCAGAAAAAGTAGCAACGGTTAGCATGGAAAGTGTAATGAAAAGTAGTTTCGGAAGAACTCTACAGGATGGTAAAAATATAGGTGGTGCAAGTGGTTCTGCTGCTGGTCGCAGTTATACAGTTGTTAGAACCCAAGTCGATAAATATAGAGGTAAAAAAGGGTAGTAAAAAATGTATATGGAAAATTCAAAGGAAAATAAATGGTAAGAATAGTTTTAAATAGTTTATTTTTAATACTTATAATTAGTATAACTGGTTGCCAAAAAAATGTTAGTACTCCAAATAAAGTTTTTGATTCTAATAATTGGGAACCAGTAAATAAAATTAAAAAGGAAAATAATGGCTGAAAAATATGATTCAGAAAAAGCCTTAGATTTTGAGACAAGCAAACAAGAACTTTATGATAAGAGTCAAAGAAGGGCGTGGGGTGTTGCTATTACTATGACTTTTGTAACTTGCTTACTTGCTATTGCTATTATAGTTTTAGTTCCATTAAAAACTGTTGTTCCTTATATGACAATGGTCGATAAAAATGGAAGAGTAGAGATTATATCTACGGTAACTACTGAAAAATTATCAAAACAAGAAGCTTTAGACAAATATTTTGCAAAGGTATATGTGCAAACAAGAGAACAATATTTCTATGATATGTTACAAAAAGATTATATTGAAACACAAATCTTTTCTTCTGAAAATGTAGCTGCTGATTATAGAAAAATTTTTAGTGGCGACGATTCAAGAGACAAAGAATTAAAAGATGATGTAGAAATAAGTGTAAATGTAAATAGTGTTGTTCTGTCTGAAAGTGCAGGAACAAAAATCGCAACAGTTAGGGCAAAACTATCTTCAAAAAATTTAACTACAAATACAGAATTGATAAGAAGTTATAAGGTATTTACTTTCTCTTATGACTATTATCCTGATCTTAAACAAAATGCAAAAGAAAGACTTGTAAATCCTTTAGGATACAAAGTTTTAACATATAGAATTGATGACGAGGTAAACTAATGAAAAAATTAATAATAGTTTTAGCACTAATTTTAAGTAACTCTTTTTCTGCTGAAATTCCTGAAAAATCAACTTTTGATAAAAGAGTAAGATTCGCAGTTTTTAATCCTGAGGAAGTATTTAAAATTTATGCAAAAGATGGATATACAACAGTTTTAAAATTGGAAGATGGGGAAAAAGTTATAAATGCAGCAACTGGTTTTTCAGAGGGGTGGGATATTACAAATAAAAATAATTTTGTTTTTATTAAACCTCAAGCTTATATGTCTCAAGTTTCAGTTTCAGAAAATGGGGAAACAATAAATAAAAAGAGTGTTATAAAACCTAGCTATAAATGGAATACTAATTTGATTATCACTACTGATAGAAGAGAGTATTTAATTGACTTAAGACTAGCATTTAATACAGTATTTTTTAAAATAAATTTTGTTTATCCAGATACAAAAATAAAAGAGACAAAAGAAGCTCTTATTGCAAAAGCAAAAGAAGAAGAACAAAAATATATTAAAAAAGAGTTAAACAAAACTACAGTTCCAAGAAACTGGGAATTTTTTATGAATGTAAATAAAGATAGTGAGGGTATTGCTCCTAACTTTGCATATGATGATGGAGTCTTTACTTATTTAGGTTTTGATACAACTAAAACAATTCCTAGTGTGTTTTTATTTGAGAATGAAGAAGAAAGTATCCTTAATACTCATATTGAAAAAGATGGAAAATATGATGTTTTAGTAATTCATAAAACTGCAAAAATGATTATTTTAAGATCTGGTAAAAAAGTAGTTGGTCTATTAAATGAAGGATACGCAAAAAATCCTTTAGAAAAAACAAGATATACAACAACCGACTCAGTTAAAAGAGAGGTAATACAAAATGGAAAATAATGAATTAGACAATCGTTTAACTGAACTAGATAAAGATGAGAATAACAGAAATAGAAGATTACAAGCATATGCTTTAATGATTTTTTCTATACTTGTTTTAATACTTTTAGTTGTTGCTTTTTATTTTAATGTGATTAAAGATGATGAAGAGGACAAAAAACAAAAAGATGATAATTCACATACAACTAGAGTAATGCACAAAGATTTTGAAAGAGAGAAAAAAGCAACTCCTACACTAAAAGAAATTATGAGACCTTTTAATCCTCCACAGATAGAACCTATTGAAAGAAAACCTCTTTTTACAGAAAAAGAGAAAATAAATTATAATCCTATGATTGTAAAAGGTTCAAGTAAAGCATTAATAGAAGATAAAAGTAGTCCAACTTTTAAAACCCCTACTATGGATATCCCAACTTCTAATTTTAAAGATAGTTTTAACCCTGATTATGTAGGGGAAGTTTTTCAACCTTCAAGTGCAAGTGTTAGAAAGTTTGATCCTAACTTTTTATTACCTAAAGGTACTTATATAGGTTGTTCATTAAATACTAGGCTTGTAAGTAGTATAAAAGGTGGTATTTCTTGTACGGTTAGTGATAATGTTTATAGTGCAAACGGAAATATTTTATTAGTTGAAAGAGGGTCAAAGATAACTGGAATGTTTAAAAACGATCAAATGAATGATGGAGTTAATAGAATATTTGTAATTTGGCAAGAAATAACGACTCCTAATAACTTAGTTATTCCTGTATTTAGTGGTGCTTCTGACACTTTAGGTGGTAGTGGTATAGAGGGTTGGGTAAATCATAAATGGATGTTAAGATTTGGTTCTGCCATTATGCTTAGTGCAGTTGATGATATATTTAATGTTCTTGCTTATCAAATTAATGATAGAAATAATACAGAAGATAACAATATTGACTATACAGAAAACACAAGAGAAAATGCAAAAGATATGGCAAGTATAGCTTTAGAAAACTTTATTAATATAAAACCTACTCTTTATAAAAATCAAGGGGATTTAGTAGGTGTTTATGTAAATAGAGATATTGACTTTTCAAAAGTTTATAAACTATCTAAAAATAGGGATTAACTATGAGTATATCTTTAAAAAAATATGCAAAAAAATATTTTGGAGACTTTTTAGAAGATAATGAGATATTAGAAATTGCTTACAATGGTGGAGATTCTATTTTTACTCAAAACTATAAAGGAGAATGGAAAGAACATATTACATTACTTAATTTCGACTCCTCTTTTGCTTTTGCAACAAGTGCAGCAAGTTTTAAAGAAGATGTTATAAAAGAAACAAAATCAATATTAAGTGCTATTTTAGTAAATGGAGAAAGGACACAAATTGTTATTCCTCCAGCTACTAAAAAAGATATTATTAGTATAACTATTAGAAAACCATCTAACACTCGTTATACTTTAGATGATTATAAAAAACAAGGTATGTTCAAAGAGTTAATACAGATAAAAGACAATGAAACTAATCCAAAAGATCAAGAGCTTTTAGAACATTATGAAAAAAAAGAAATTGAACAGTTTCTAAAAAAAGCCGTAGAATATGGTAAAAATATTGTAATTGCAGGAGAAACAGGAAGCGGAAAAACTACTTTTATGAAATCATTAATTGATTTTATTCCTGAGGACGAAAGAATTATAACAATTGAAGATGTAGAGGAAATAAAATTTACAAAGCACAAAAATTATGTACAATTATTTTACCCTAGTGAAGCAAAAGAAGGAGATTTTTTAACAAGTGCAAGTTTATTAAAATCTTGTTTACGTATGCGACCTGATAGAATACTCTTAGCAGAGTTAAGAGGAGCGGAAACTTACGATTTTATCAATGTATTATCAAGCGGTCATGGGGGTTCAATGACTTCTTGTCATGCAGGGTCGGTTAATGAAACATTTACAAGATTAGGACTAATGACTTTACAAAACCCTCAAGGGCAAAAACTACCCTTTGAAATAATACAAAAAAACTTAAAAGATGTTATTGATATTGTTGTTCATATGACAGCACATAAAGGTAAAAGAGTAATTACAGATATTTATTTTAAAGGGGCAAACAATGTTAGCTCTAAATAAAGGTAAAGTAACTTTCTTACTTATAGTTGATTTATTTTGTACTTATTTTATAAGTGGTGTAGTAATTTTCCTTGTAAATGATATGAGTTTATGGGATATTGCAAAATACTATAATTACACTTTTACGTATAAAGCTTTAATTCAAAATTATCCTCTTGCTTACTCTTCTTTTCTATATACTTTTTTATTTTTTACAGTTTTAGTCTCAATAATTCCATTTCTTCCACAAGGTAAAAGTTTACATGGATCAGCAAGATTTGCTAAAAAGTGGGAAATTGTAAAAATGAAACTTTTTTCTCAATCTGGACTTATTGTCGGAAAATTTAAAGGTAAGTTATTAAGATTTGATACTCAAGAGTTTGTAGCTTTAGGAGCTCCAACAAGAAGTGGTAAAGGTGTTTCTATTGTTATACCGAATTTATTAGAATGGAAAGAATCTTGTGTGGTTCTTGATATTAAACAAGAATGTTTTGATTATACCGCTAAATATAGAAAAGAAGTATTACAAAATGATGTTTACTTATTTAATCCATTTTCTTATAAAACAAATCATTATAACCCTTTAAGTGTCATTAATATGGAAGATATAGAAAATAGAGATAAACAACTATTAGATTTTGCAAATTTATTATATCCTCTTCAAGGTTCAGAACAAAACCAATTCTTTAACTCTCAATCCCAAAACCTTTTTATTGGACTTTGTTATTTATATAAAGATTTAGCTCTTACAAGTAAAGGAAAAGAATTTTTAGAAGATTATGAATTAAATGTAGAATTTACAATGTATGGTATTCTTAAACTTAGTGAAGGATTTGAGATAGAACAAGAATCAGAAAGTTATATTGATGATGATACTGGAGAAGTAGAAGAGGAAGAAGCACAAACATTAAAAGGTCTTGATGATCTTTATGAATACTTAATATTTTTAGAAATTCTATCAGAAGAAGCAAAAGAAAGATTAGGCTCTTATATCAATATCAAATCAGTAAATACTAAATCATCTGTTGAAAGTACATTTAATACGCCTTTATTGATCTATCGAAATGAACCAATAAGAACCGCAACGAGTAAAAGTGATTTTAGTTTAGAAGATGTAAGAAAAAAGAAAATGACAATTTATTTAGGAATTACCCCTGATAATTTAGAAATAAGTAAACCTATCTTAAATATCTTTTTCTCTCAATTTATTTCTTTAAATACTAAAGAGTTACCAGTTAAAAATAAAGAACTTAAATACACTTGTTTAGCTCTTATGGACGAATTTACAAGTATCGGTTATATGCCTATACTTTTAAAAGCAGTTTCTTATATTGCTGCATACAATATAAGACTTATGACAATTTTCCAATCAATTTCACAACTCGAAGCACCTACCCCCGAGGGATACGGAAGAGAAGGGGCAAAAACTTTATTAAACAATCATAAATTAAAAATCTTTTTTGCTCCTGATGATGTAGATGAATCGGAGAAATTATCGAAGAGATTAGGAGATACAACAAGGGTAATAAAATCTAAATCATACTCAAGTGGTAGGAGTGTTTTAGAACATGGTACAAGAGGAGAAAATAAAAGTGAAGCAAGAAGAGCTTTAATGTTACCGCAAGAATTAAGAGAAATGGGGCAAGAAAATGAACTTATTACAATGGCTAATGAGAAACCTATTTTTTGCAGTAAATCTTTTTACTTCAATGATCAATATTTTATGGATAAGTTTAAAAAAGTATGCTTGCAATTAAAGCAAGTTAAAGGTCTACCAAATAGAGAACAATTAGAAAATGCTGTTAATAGCAATGAATTAAATATACAAATAAAAAATATAAAAGGATAAAAAATGAATAAAATAAAATTATTAGGAAGTTTAGCAATTACTGGATTATTATTAAGTGGGTGCTCTCAAAAAGCACCAGATCCTAAACCAGTTGAAAACTGGGATAAAGGATCTTCTTTAACTATTAATAAATCTCTTTTATTAAAACAAACTGCAAGTGTACCAAAAGATCCTTTTTTATCTACAAATAATTGGACTTATCAAGTTAATGCAACAAAAAAAGATAAAGAACTTTTTAGTAATGAACAAATTGTTAAAACTTTTTTAGTTGCACATAATGCAAAAGAGATAATTATAGTAGGTAGAAATGATTTAATAACAGATTATAGAGATTATTTTACAAATAATCAAGTTACAGCTTCAATTAAACTCCAACCAGTTGTTCCAAAGGAAGAAAATTTTAATACAGTAAATATACTATTTTTTAATAAGGTTGAAAAATGAAAAAAATAATAGTGAGCTCTTTAATGAGCTCTATTTTTACAACAACACTTTTAAGTCAAGATTTTTCATTTGCTGAGTTTACAGGAGATAAAAAATTAGCTTGTGAAGCTGTTCTTTGTTTATCTACTTCAAATCGTCCAAGTGAATGTGAACCATCAATAGAAAAATATTTTTCTATACTTAGAAAAAAAGCAGAAGATACCTTAGAAGCAAGAAAAGATTTTTTAGCTCTTTGCCCTGTTGGAGATAGTGCAGAAGCAGATAAAGAGTTTCAAAATTTAAGAGACAATATAATCCCTTATATAACGGAAAATTGCTCTATTGAAAATTTAAATCGAATAGAGTATGGAGAATATTATAAAAGAGATAGAAGAATTAATCCTGAGCTTACTAGATCTTGTGAATTATTAATGAGTAGTTCATATACTTACTTAAACCCTAAATA
This genomic window contains:
- a CDS encoding outer membrane protein assembly factor BamD, coding for MKKTILIGLTLGLVFGFTGCSDKEKKAKDIAAEKIIVDHEKEEAFKESLRKKDTQDYSNAFGSPVSKHKN
- a CDS encoding type IV secretion system protein; translation: MGMFVSIGDEIDDIFSLIDSAATSDLMTELSILFSISITIMITIKGYAILAGKTQDPIREILWDLVLKAVIITFALNIGGWLTMVIDAMNGIHQWAGGRVSLYAEMDQLFAKAKEVANMAYEKGNMFSGTIALLLVYLGFFIGAIPALIITIVTSFTLKILVMIAPFMFFALFYGWLKNMFTQWLSLFFANTLAVLSVTLIFSAVVNKFENFISHSGNSINNGLDPFYVGVQVIIVGVLLVVLVYVAYHIAEKVATVSMESVMKSSFGRTLQDGKNIGGASGSAAGRSYTVVRTQVDKYRGKKG
- a CDS encoding virB8 family protein, producing the protein MAEKYDSEKALDFETSKQELYDKSQRRAWGVAITMTFVTCLLAIAIIVLVPLKTVVPYMTMVDKNGRVEIISTVTTEKLSKQEALDKYFAKVYVQTREQYFYDMLQKDYIETQIFSSENVAADYRKIFSGDDSRDKELKDDVEISVNVNSVVLSESAGTKIATVRAKLSSKNLTTNTELIRSYKVFTFSYDYYPDLKQNAKERLVNPLGYKVLTYRIDDEVN
- a CDS encoding TrbG/VirB9 family P-type conjugative transfer protein — translated: MKKLIIVLALILSNSFSAEIPEKSTFDKRVRFAVFNPEEVFKIYAKDGYTTVLKLEDGEKVINAATGFSEGWDITNKNNFVFIKPQAYMSQVSVSENGETINKKSVIKPSYKWNTNLIITTDRREYLIDLRLAFNTVFFKINFVYPDTKIKETKEALIAKAKEEEQKYIKKELNKTTVPRNWEFFMNVNKDSEGIAPNFAYDDGVFTYLGFDTTKTIPSVFLFENEEESILNTHIEKDGKYDVLVIHKTAKMIILRSGKKVVGLLNEGYAKNPLEKTRYTTTDSVKREVIQNGK
- the virB10 gene encoding type IV secretion system protein VirB10, with the protein product MENNELDNRLTELDKDENNRNRRLQAYALMIFSILVLILLVVAFYFNVIKDDEEDKKQKDDNSHTTRVMHKDFEREKKATPTLKEIMRPFNPPQIEPIERKPLFTEKEKINYNPMIVKGSSKALIEDKSSPTFKTPTMDIPTSNFKDSFNPDYVGEVFQPSSASVRKFDPNFLLPKGTYIGCSLNTRLVSSIKGGISCTVSDNVYSANGNILLVERGSKITGMFKNDQMNDGVNRIFVIWQEITTPNNLVIPVFSGASDTLGGSGIEGWVNHKWMLRFGSAIMLSAVDDIFNVLAYQINDRNNTEDNNIDYTENTRENAKDMASIALENFINIKPTLYKNQGDLVGVYVNRDIDFSKVYKLSKNRD
- the virB11 gene encoding P-type DNA transfer ATPase VirB11 — encoded protein: MSISLKKYAKKYFGDFLEDNEILEIAYNGGDSIFTQNYKGEWKEHITLLNFDSSFAFATSAASFKEDVIKETKSILSAILVNGERTQIVIPPATKKDIISITIRKPSNTRYTLDDYKKQGMFKELIQIKDNETNPKDQELLEHYEKKEIEQFLKKAVEYGKNIVIAGETGSGKTTFMKSLIDFIPEDERIITIEDVEEIKFTKHKNYVQLFYPSEAKEGDFLTSASLLKSCLRMRPDRILLAELRGAETYDFINVLSSGHGGSMTSCHAGSVNETFTRLGLMTLQNPQGQKLPFEIIQKNLKDVIDIVVHMTAHKGKRVITDIYFKGANNVSSK
- a CDS encoding type IV secretory system conjugative DNA transfer family protein, with the protein product MLALNKGKVTFLLIVDLFCTYFISGVVIFLVNDMSLWDIAKYYNYTFTYKALIQNYPLAYSSFLYTFLFFTVLVSIIPFLPQGKSLHGSARFAKKWEIVKMKLFSQSGLIVGKFKGKLLRFDTQEFVALGAPTRSGKGVSIVIPNLLEWKESCVVLDIKQECFDYTAKYRKEVLQNDVYLFNPFSYKTNHYNPLSVINMEDIENRDKQLLDFANLLYPLQGSEQNQFFNSQSQNLFIGLCYLYKDLALTSKGKEFLEDYELNVEFTMYGILKLSEGFEIEQESESYIDDDTGEVEEEEAQTLKGLDDLYEYLIFLEILSEEAKERLGSYINIKSVNTKSSVESTFNTPLLIYRNEPIRTATSKSDFSLEDVRKKKMTIYLGITPDNLEISKPILNIFFSQFISLNTKELPVKNKELKYTCLALMDEFTSIGYMPILLKAVSYIAAYNIRLMTIFQSISQLEAPTPEGYGREGAKTLLNNHKLKIFFAPDDVDESEKLSKRLGDTTRVIKSKSYSSGRSVLEHGTRGENKSEARRALMLPQELREMGQENELITMANEKPIFCSKSFYFNDQYFMDKFKKVCLQLKQVKGLPNREQLENAVNSNELNIQIKNIKG
- a CDS encoding cag pathogenicity island Cag12 family protein, which translates into the protein MNKIKLLGSLAITGLLLSGCSQKAPDPKPVENWDKGSSLTINKSLLLKQTASVPKDPFLSTNNWTYQVNATKKDKELFSNEQIVKTFLVAHNAKEIIIVGRNDLITDYRDYFTNNQVTASIKLQPVVPKEENFNTVNILFFNKVEK
- a CDS encoding TrbM/KikA/MpfK family conjugal transfer protein; its protein translation is MKKIIVSSLMSSIFTTTLLSQDFSFAEFTGDKKLACEAVLCLSTSNRPSECEPSIEKYFSILRKKAEDTLEARKDFLALCPVGDSAEADKEFQNLRDNIIPYITENCSIENLNRIEYGEYYKRDRRINPELTRSCELLMSSSYTYLNPKYTCSGEWYILEEWNRGTVLERISEKEFRQLPRKETKVKMFGDNETAYYKYVPIKKDCWVFEN